One Dreissena polymorpha isolate Duluth1 chromosome 9, UMN_Dpol_1.0, whole genome shotgun sequence genomic window carries:
- the LOC127843619 gene encoding uncharacterized protein LOC127843619 isoform X2, which translates to MSESRSSTGAFTSAIEQAGNYFIMDTEQVISNPYQDLQSEAVDSAKKTTLTERLTAVRNNVCEHNLRTTTSHLDKQRTHSLRNLHMDTSNLRYQVKVMDINKRQNDLLMQQRITPKKDFSYDNRQIQSSSKRLGMSSEGSFYLEKKLKYPLRGTIKKDHNKKPIIQKARKTMVDHSKRKKVEHESERSHTSLTYERITSAHTVSTTVEILTPEPSLPKQHSNFQRVGSKSAPTPKIALTDQNGTTSRLSIIKDTNPKLIKEPAKSDHNRKGARSTKSHVKFDFKSKPVTNLHRSQTFHSGMPRVSRSYSECWNSDSDDDYDYREKVDLRALFFGDKSQNAETKPSLSGNTTPRTIPTRMSSDISTNPRCSTAKPKVTEEMLLKEQKEIKNKIDSFLGNIPKEDKTSPKPVQVEEKPKVEETKEKNQKEMLSKAAMLLSVFSKPIEHEKIWGYTPPKLTQEVKVETKVEQVVEKPKSADVTEENRQKKLWELIRTSVQNGNIKHKYTANDLLLQQLTGILVQADKKLLIPLHSASRALRHTPTFKMKRMVEQLMAERTSYQQQEIEKLQQANASIGNGDDKSDIKNEEI; encoded by the exons ATGTCTGAAAGCAGGTCCAGCACTGGAGCTTTTACTTCAGCCATCGAACAAGCAG GGAACTACTTTATCATGGATACGGAGCAGGTGATCTCCAATCCCTACCAGGACCTGCAGTCAGAGGCTGTGGACAGTGCAAAGAAAACCACACTTACTGAAAGACTCACAGCAGTGCGCAACAACGTGTGCGAGCACAACCTTCGCACCACTACCAGCCACCTCGACAAACAACGCACACACTCGCTTCGCAATCTTCACATGGACACCAGCAACCTCAGATACCAGGTCAAGGTTATGGACATAAATAAACGTCAAAACGACCTATTGATGCAGCAGAGAATAACTCCTAAAAAGGACTTCTCCTACGATAATAGACAAATTCAGAGCTCTTCAAAACGACTTGGTATGAGCTCTGAAGGATCGTTTTACCTTGAGAAAAAGTTGAAATATCCATTACGTGGCACCATAAAGAAAGACCACAATAAAAAGCCCATAATTCAAAAAGCAAGAAAAACTATGGTGGACCACTCAAAGCGTAAAAAGGTTGAGCATGAAAGTGAGCGTTCACACACTTCCCTCACTTATGAACGCATTACAAGCGCTCACACAGTTTCCACAACTGTTGAAATACTGACTCCAGAACCCTCGCTTCCAAAGCAGCATTCAAACTTTCAACGAGTTGGCTCTAAATCAGCACCTACCCCAAAAATTGCTTTAACTGACCAAAATGGAACGACTAGTCGATTGAGTATAATTAAAGATACTAATCCGAAGTTAATAAAAGAACCCGCTAAAAGTGATCACAATAGAAAAGGTGCACGCAGTactaaatcacatgtaaaattTGATTTCAAGTCCAAGCCTGTAACAAACCTTCACCGGTCACAAACTTTCCATTCTGGCATGCCACGTGTTTCCAGATCTTATAGCGAATGCTGGAATAGTGATTCTGATGATGACTATGATTATCGTGAAAAAGTTGATTTACGAGCGCTATTTTTTGGTGATAAATCACAAAATGCGGAAACTAAACCTTCACTTAGTGGTAATACAACACCCCGTACCATACCAACAAGAATGAGTTCAGATATATCAACAAACCCTCGATGTTCCACTGCAAAACCTAAAGTTACAGAAGAAATGCTTCTAAAGgaacaaaaagaaataaaaaacaaaattgacaGTTTTCTTGGTAATATACCTAAAGAGGACAAAACATCGCCTAAACCAGTCCAAGTAGAGGAAAAGCCAAAAGTGGAAGAAACTAAAGAAAAGAACCAAAAGGAAATGTTATCCAAAGCAGCAATGCTATTAAGTGTGTTTTCAAAACCAATTGAACACGAGAAGATTTGGGGTTACACGCCACCAAAACTAACGCAAGAGGTCAAAGTTGAAACTAAAGTAGAACAGGTTGTTGAAAAGCCTAAGTCAGCTGATGTGACTGAAGAAAACAGGCAAAAGAAGCTATGGGAGCTCATACGGACCAGTGTACAAAACGgcaacataaaacataaatacacgGCTAATGACCTTCTGCTTCAACAGCTTACTGGCATTCTTGTGCAAGCTGACAAAAAGCTGCTTATTCCACTCCACTCCGCAAGTCGAGCACTGCGTCACACGCCAACATTTAAGATGAAGAGAATGGTGGAGCAACTAATGGCTGAACGAACGTCGTACCAGCAACAAGAGATTGAGAAACTGCAACAAGCCAATGCCTCGATAGGAAATGGGGATGACAAAAGTGACATCAAAAATGAAGAGATATGA
- the LOC127843619 gene encoding uncharacterized protein LOC127843619 isoform X1 — MNICFMLIIINECLNIVRNTIIMDAIVNGLGPTQDGNYFIMDTEQVISNPYQDLQSEAVDSAKKTTLTERLTAVRNNVCEHNLRTTTSHLDKQRTHSLRNLHMDTSNLRYQVKVMDINKRQNDLLMQQRITPKKDFSYDNRQIQSSSKRLGMSSEGSFYLEKKLKYPLRGTIKKDHNKKPIIQKARKTMVDHSKRKKVEHESERSHTSLTYERITSAHTVSTTVEILTPEPSLPKQHSNFQRVGSKSAPTPKIALTDQNGTTSRLSIIKDTNPKLIKEPAKSDHNRKGARSTKSHVKFDFKSKPVTNLHRSQTFHSGMPRVSRSYSECWNSDSDDDYDYREKVDLRALFFGDKSQNAETKPSLSGNTTPRTIPTRMSSDISTNPRCSTAKPKVTEEMLLKEQKEIKNKIDSFLGNIPKEDKTSPKPVQVEEKPKVEETKEKNQKEMLSKAAMLLSVFSKPIEHEKIWGYTPPKLTQEVKVETKVEQVVEKPKSADVTEENRQKKLWELIRTSVQNGNIKHKYTANDLLLQQLTGILVQADKKLLIPLHSASRALRHTPTFKMKRMVEQLMAERTSYQQQEIEKLQQANASIGNGDDKSDIKNEEI; from the exons atgaatatttgttttatgttaataataataaatgaatgtttaaatattgtgaGAAATACAATCATAATGGATGCAATTGTTAATGGTTTAGGTCCAACACAAGATG GGAACTACTTTATCATGGATACGGAGCAGGTGATCTCCAATCCCTACCAGGACCTGCAGTCAGAGGCTGTGGACAGTGCAAAGAAAACCACACTTACTGAAAGACTCACAGCAGTGCGCAACAACGTGTGCGAGCACAACCTTCGCACCACTACCAGCCACCTCGACAAACAACGCACACACTCGCTTCGCAATCTTCACATGGACACCAGCAACCTCAGATACCAGGTCAAGGTTATGGACATAAATAAACGTCAAAACGACCTATTGATGCAGCAGAGAATAACTCCTAAAAAGGACTTCTCCTACGATAATAGACAAATTCAGAGCTCTTCAAAACGACTTGGTATGAGCTCTGAAGGATCGTTTTACCTTGAGAAAAAGTTGAAATATCCATTACGTGGCACCATAAAGAAAGACCACAATAAAAAGCCCATAATTCAAAAAGCAAGAAAAACTATGGTGGACCACTCAAAGCGTAAAAAGGTTGAGCATGAAAGTGAGCGTTCACACACTTCCCTCACTTATGAACGCATTACAAGCGCTCACACAGTTTCCACAACTGTTGAAATACTGACTCCAGAACCCTCGCTTCCAAAGCAGCATTCAAACTTTCAACGAGTTGGCTCTAAATCAGCACCTACCCCAAAAATTGCTTTAACTGACCAAAATGGAACGACTAGTCGATTGAGTATAATTAAAGATACTAATCCGAAGTTAATAAAAGAACCCGCTAAAAGTGATCACAATAGAAAAGGTGCACGCAGTactaaatcacatgtaaaattTGATTTCAAGTCCAAGCCTGTAACAAACCTTCACCGGTCACAAACTTTCCATTCTGGCATGCCACGTGTTTCCAGATCTTATAGCGAATGCTGGAATAGTGATTCTGATGATGACTATGATTATCGTGAAAAAGTTGATTTACGAGCGCTATTTTTTGGTGATAAATCACAAAATGCGGAAACTAAACCTTCACTTAGTGGTAATACAACACCCCGTACCATACCAACAAGAATGAGTTCAGATATATCAACAAACCCTCGATGTTCCACTGCAAAACCTAAAGTTACAGAAGAAATGCTTCTAAAGgaacaaaaagaaataaaaaacaaaattgacaGTTTTCTTGGTAATATACCTAAAGAGGACAAAACATCGCCTAAACCAGTCCAAGTAGAGGAAAAGCCAAAAGTGGAAGAAACTAAAGAAAAGAACCAAAAGGAAATGTTATCCAAAGCAGCAATGCTATTAAGTGTGTTTTCAAAACCAATTGAACACGAGAAGATTTGGGGTTACACGCCACCAAAACTAACGCAAGAGGTCAAAGTTGAAACTAAAGTAGAACAGGTTGTTGAAAAGCCTAAGTCAGCTGATGTGACTGAAGAAAACAGGCAAAAGAAGCTATGGGAGCTCATACGGACCAGTGTACAAAACGgcaacataaaacataaatacacgGCTAATGACCTTCTGCTTCAACAGCTTACTGGCATTCTTGTGCAAGCTGACAAAAAGCTGCTTATTCCACTCCACTCCGCAAGTCGAGCACTGCGTCACACGCCAACATTTAAGATGAAGAGAATGGTGGAGCAACTAATGGCTGAACGAACGTCGTACCAGCAACAAGAGATTGAGAAACTGCAACAAGCCAATGCCTCGATAGGAAATGGGGATGACAAAAGTGACATCAAAAATGAAGAGATATGA